In the Flagellimonas sp. MMG031 genome, one interval contains:
- a CDS encoding M28 family peptidase: MKKLLLLVLGLSLACNSSQKTVSEAAKPMADPVPYAETITEADLKEHLYTYASDEFEGRETGTPGQKKAVEYIKAHYQSLDVPPAKSNGDYFQKVPLEVSKVPVGSLSFNGQAFELGKEVVTFTSAQGTYNEIVYAGYGIEDGDYSDYSGIDVSGKLVLMKAGEPVDSDGNYVLSGTSKKSEWSNLSESISKKASIANDKGAKGVLYLDVQNFPRFRGYFDFIRTNDSGRMQLAGDTDNPMLLILDMPAAQAIKSDIEEDDVPKVVQADIDLNLTSGNDQIDSENVVAFIKGSEKPEEYVIISSHLDHIGVTADGQINNGADDDGSGTVALLEIAQAFKKAADEGNGPKRSVVFLHVTGEEKGLLGSRYYTDVDPVFPLENTVVDLNIDMIGRIDPNYAGARNYLYIIGSDKLSTELHNLSEAVNKKYTNIEFDYTYNDENDPNRFYYRSDHYNFAKNNIPIIFYFNGTHADYHRPGDTPDKINYDLLENRTRLIFYTAWEIANRPGRLVVDKAAD, translated from the coding sequence ATGAAAAAATTACTTCTCTTGGTGCTGGGGTTATCCTTGGCATGCAATTCTTCCCAAAAAACCGTTTCCGAGGCAGCCAAACCTATGGCGGACCCTGTGCCGTATGCCGAAACAATTACCGAGGCAGACCTCAAGGAACATTTATACACCTACGCTTCGGATGAGTTTGAAGGAAGGGAAACCGGCACTCCGGGACAGAAGAAAGCCGTGGAATATATCAAGGCGCACTACCAATCCTTGGATGTTCCCCCTGCCAAATCCAATGGGGATTACTTTCAAAAAGTGCCTTTGGAAGTTTCAAAAGTTCCTGTGGGAAGCCTAAGTTTTAATGGTCAAGCCTTTGAACTGGGCAAAGAAGTGGTGACCTTTACCTCTGCCCAGGGCACTTATAACGAAATTGTGTACGCAGGATATGGTATCGAAGATGGGGACTATTCCGATTACAGCGGCATCGATGTATCAGGCAAATTGGTACTGATGAAGGCAGGCGAGCCTGTGGACAGTGATGGAAATTATGTGTTGTCCGGTACCTCAAAAAAATCGGAATGGAGCAATCTGTCCGAATCCATCAGCAAAAAAGCATCCATTGCCAACGACAAGGGAGCCAAAGGCGTTTTGTACCTCGATGTTCAAAACTTCCCAAGATTCCGAGGGTATTTTGATTTTATCAGAACCAATGACAGCGGAAGAATGCAACTTGCCGGGGATACCGACAACCCGATGCTGCTTATCTTGGACATGCCCGCTGCACAAGCCATTAAGTCTGACATTGAGGAAGACGACGTTCCTAAAGTTGTACAGGCCGATATTGATTTGAATTTGACCAGTGGCAATGACCAGATCGATTCCGAAAATGTGGTGGCCTTTATTAAAGGAAGTGAAAAACCAGAGGAATATGTGATCATTTCCTCCCACTTAGATCATATAGGGGTCACTGCCGATGGGCAAATCAACAATGGTGCGGACGACGATGGTTCGGGTACCGTGGCTTTGTTGGAAATCGCTCAAGCCTTTAAAAAAGCGGCCGATGAAGGTAACGGCCCCAAACGTTCGGTAGTTTTTCTACACGTGACTGGAGAAGAAAAAGGACTTTTGGGATCAAGGTATTATACTGACGTTGACCCAGTCTTTCCTTTGGAAAATACCGTGGTGGACCTCAACATTGATATGATCGGGCGTATTGACCCCAACTACGCTGGGGCGAGAAATTACCTCTACATAATCGGTTCGGACAAGTTGAGTACGGAACTGCACAACCTATCCGAAGCGGTGAATAAAAAATACACCAACATCGAGTTTGATTATACCTATAATGATGAGAACGACCCCAATCGTTTTTACTACCGTAGCGATCATTACAATTTTGCCAAGAACAATATTCCAATCATCTTTTATTTTAATGGTACCCATGCAGACTATCACCGCCCTGGTGACACTCCCGATAAAATCAACTACGATTTGTTGGAAAACCGAACCCGTCTTATTTTTTACACGGCTTGGGAAATTGCCAACAGACCTGGAAGATTGGTGGTTGACAAGGCTGCGGATTAA
- a CDS encoding FAD-dependent oxidoreductase, translated as MGKSKTVIVIGGGIVGLSTAYYLHKEGHQVTVLDKSDISAGASFVNAGYLTPSHIVSLASPGMITQGIKYMFNSSSPFYMKPRWDIDFIKWAWYFKKSSTKAKVEKAMPVIRDINLLSRELFEGIQASGDLGHFEIGNQGLLMMFQTDKARDHEMEVVEKAKDLGLNSRLLTKQELQDLEPNLTINASGGILWECDRHTTPPLIMRNMLEFLETNGVEIHKNESVTDLSVSGNRVTDVRTEKATYSADEVVLAAGSWTSDLSKKIRLQLPLQAGKGYRINMEEPTGITFPAILMEKKIAVTPMEGFTRFAGTMEFSGINHTIRKERVEAIAKGVESYYEGLSIPEKAKAEAKCGLRPVSPDGLPYIGRVKHMDNLTIATGHAMMGWSLGPATGKLVTEIISGQELSMGIAPFDPQRKF; from the coding sequence ATGGGCAAGAGCAAAACTGTGATTGTGATCGGAGGAGGAATCGTTGGTCTTTCCACAGCATATTATTTGCACAAGGAAGGACATCAGGTGACCGTATTGGACAAATCGGATATTTCGGCCGGAGCTTCTTTTGTAAATGCAGGCTATTTAACGCCAAGCCATATCGTATCCTTGGCCTCACCTGGCATGATTACCCAAGGAATCAAGTATATGTTCAACTCCTCGAGCCCCTTTTATATGAAACCCAGATGGGATATCGATTTCATCAAATGGGCATGGTACTTTAAAAAGTCCTCCACCAAAGCCAAGGTAGAGAAGGCAATGCCGGTAATTCGCGATATTAACCTGTTGAGCCGGGAACTGTTTGAAGGAATCCAAGCCTCTGGAGATTTGGGCCACTTTGAAATTGGCAACCAAGGGTTGTTGATGATGTTCCAGACCGATAAGGCCCGCGACCACGAAATGGAAGTAGTGGAAAAGGCGAAGGATTTGGGGTTGAACAGTAGATTGTTGACCAAACAGGAATTACAGGATTTGGAGCCCAACCTAACCATCAATGCGAGTGGTGGCATACTTTGGGAATGCGATAGGCATACCACACCACCGTTGATCATGAGGAATATGTTGGAGTTCCTTGAAACAAATGGTGTTGAGATCCATAAAAATGAAAGTGTAACCGACTTGTCGGTTTCAGGAAACCGGGTTACCGATGTTAGAACGGAAAAAGCAACCTACTCGGCCGATGAAGTAGTTTTGGCTGCAGGTTCGTGGACATCCGACCTATCAAAGAAAATCCGATTACAACTGCCCCTACAAGCAGGAAAGGGGTATCGAATCAACATGGAAGAGCCTACGGGAATTACGTTCCCCGCCATTTTGATGGAAAAAAAGATTGCTGTCACCCCTATGGAAGGTTTTACCCGATTTGCCGGCACTATGGAGTTTTCGGGAATCAACCATACCATTCGTAAGGAGCGGGTAGAGGCCATAGCAAAAGGGGTGGAAAGCTACTATGAAGGTTTGAGCATCCCCGAAAAGGCCAAGGCCGAGGCCAAATGTGGACTTCGTCCAGTTTCACCGGATGGGCTTCCTTATATTGGGAGGGTTAAGCACATGGATAACCTCACCATTGCTACCGGTCATGCCATGATGGGATGGAGCTTGGGCCCTGCTACAGGTAAATTGGTCACCGAGATCATTTCCGGGCAAGAATTATCCATGGGTATAGCCCCTTTTGACCCCCAACGTAAATTTTAA
- a CDS encoding esterase, which yields MSNPEKTVTYSTENTYLTKNELTPKTKNVWLIFHGIGYLSRYFVKYFEGLDMEENYLIVPQAPSKYYLKNEYKYVGASWLTKENTAMEVKNVLNYIDAVLEAEHIPEKVNFMVFGFSQGVSIATRWLAGKKVRCKLLVLYAGGIPNELTASDFDFLDYDSTEVKIIYGDQDEFLTPERLKGEKVKIDELFQGQAEIITFKGGHEVKPEIIAKLLE from the coding sequence ATGTCCAACCCAGAAAAAACGGTAACCTATTCCACCGAAAACACCTATCTGACCAAAAACGAACTCACCCCAAAAACCAAGAATGTTTGGCTGATTTTTCACGGTATTGGTTATCTAAGCCGCTATTTTGTCAAATATTTTGAGGGATTGGACATGGAGGAAAACTACCTCATTGTGCCGCAAGCACCCTCCAAATACTATTTGAAAAACGAGTACAAATACGTTGGTGCTAGTTGGTTGACCAAGGAAAACACGGCTATGGAGGTGAAAAACGTCCTAAACTATATTGATGCCGTGCTAGAAGCAGAGCATATTCCGGAAAAAGTCAATTTTATGGTCTTCGGATTCTCCCAAGGGGTTTCCATTGCGACCCGTTGGCTTGCGGGCAAAAAAGTACGTTGTAAACTCTTGGTCCTCTACGCTGGTGGTATTCCCAATGAGCTCACTGCTTCCGATTTTGATTTTCTGGATTACGATTCAACCGAAGTCAAAATCATCTATGGCGATCAAGATGAATTTCTTACCCCTGAACGATTGAAAGGTGAGAAAGTAAAAATTGATGAATTGTTTCAAGGCCAGGCCGAAATCATCACCTTTAAAGGAGGTCATGAAGTCAAGCCGGAAATCATAGCGAAATTATTGGAATAG
- a CDS encoding hotdog fold thioesterase yields the protein MNEHKEKILSVCNEICKNTLMETLDITYVDVGENFLLAKMPVTPRVHQPDGVLHGGASVALAESVGSAASYIFLDGQKFFVRGIEIAANHVKSIKEGFVYARASILHKGRTTQLWEIKITDEEGQLISNCKLTTIALPRK from the coding sequence ATGAACGAACACAAAGAGAAGATTTTGTCCGTTTGCAACGAAATTTGCAAAAACACCTTGATGGAAACCTTGGATATCACCTACGTGGATGTGGGGGAGAATTTTCTCTTGGCCAAAATGCCGGTCACGCCAAGGGTGCATCAGCCCGATGGTGTGCTCCATGGAGGAGCTTCCGTCGCCCTTGCCGAGAGTGTTGGTAGTGCTGCCTCCTACATTTTTTTGGACGGTCAAAAGTTCTTTGTACGTGGAATCGAGATTGCGGCCAATCACGTAAAGTCCATAAAGGAAGGTTTTGTCTATGCCCGGGCATCCATTTTGCACAAGGGAAGGACCACGCAGCTTTGGGAAATAAAAATCACCGACGAAGAAGGCCAGCTTATCTCCAATTGTAAATTGACCACCATTGCATTACCTAGAAAATAA
- a CDS encoding chorismate-binding protein, producing MHYLENKDLDTIFDKAGESLEKGLPFVIYRKPDATQMYGVFQSSTDLKLTKDFTESGFVFAPFDKADKAILIQPDAFWTAEYVPEKTQGPANVDLDELGRENHLKLVERGIAEIKKGRLQKVVLSRQIALDIAKSPIQIFKTLLNTYTNAFGYLFHHPKVGTWCGATPETLVRVKNKQLQTMSLAATLPHIENEEPQWGEKEIQEQQMVSEYIGDKLAHAMEVLEIDEAESVRAGNLWHLRSEVRGTMLPNVKVREVIRALHPTPAVCGIPTNEAQLFIAANENYQRTYYTGFLGELNLAQEGETSLFVNLRCMELKSNKAFIFVGGGITEASDPESEWIETQNKSKTMLGIL from the coding sequence TTGCATTACCTAGAAAATAAAGACCTCGATACCATCTTCGATAAGGCAGGGGAGAGTCTGGAAAAAGGCTTGCCCTTTGTCATTTACAGAAAGCCTGATGCTACCCAAATGTACGGTGTTTTTCAGTCTTCCACAGATTTAAAACTGACCAAGGATTTTACGGAAAGCGGCTTTGTTTTTGCACCGTTCGATAAGGCGGATAAGGCCATACTCATTCAACCCGATGCATTTTGGACGGCCGAATATGTCCCTGAAAAGACACAAGGTCCTGCCAATGTTGATTTGGACGAATTGGGGCGTGAGAATCACTTAAAATTGGTGGAACGGGGAATTGCTGAAATAAAAAAAGGAAGACTGCAAAAGGTAGTCTTGTCAAGGCAGATTGCATTGGACATTGCCAAATCCCCTATACAAATTTTCAAGACCCTTCTGAACACCTATACCAATGCATTTGGATATTTGTTCCATCACCCTAAAGTGGGTACTTGGTGCGGTGCCACCCCAGAAACCTTGGTCCGGGTAAAAAATAAACAATTGCAGACCATGTCCTTGGCGGCAACCCTTCCCCATATCGAAAATGAGGAACCCCAATGGGGCGAAAAAGAAATTCAAGAACAACAAATGGTGTCCGAATATATTGGGGACAAATTGGCCCATGCCATGGAAGTTCTAGAGATTGATGAGGCGGAATCCGTTAGGGCGGGCAATTTATGGCATCTTCGCTCCGAAGTTCGAGGTACCATGTTGCCCAATGTAAAAGTGAGGGAAGTGATTAGGGCGTTGCACCCAACCCCTGCAGTTTGTGGCATTCCAACGAACGAGGCCCAATTGTTTATCGCGGCGAACGAAAACTACCAAAGAACCTACTACACAGGTTTTTTGGGGGAACTCAACCTCGCACAAGAAGGGGAAACATCACTTTTTGTAAATCTTCGTTGCATGGAATTGAAAAGCAACAAAGCTTTTATTTTTGTGGGAGGCGGAATCACGGAGGCCTCCGACCCGGAAAGCGAATGGATTGAAACCCAAAACAAAAGCAAAACCATGCTCGGTATTTTGTAA
- the menD gene encoding 2-succinyl-5-enolpyruvyl-6-hydroxy-3-cyclohexene-1-carboxylic-acid synthase, giving the protein MTYSDIPAAQTLILYFKARGVKNIVISPGSRNAPLTISFTKNPFFKCFSIVDERCAAFFAMGMAQHLREPVAVICSSGSALLNFYPAVAEAYYSDIPLIVISADRPSYRIDIGDGQTIRQENVMEKHIGYSANLKQDVSHATETISKYGPHLLDDNQEQVKDYNEREIAKALSVAFDEKYPVHINIPFEEPLYGRVEEPSVQLQNYQLSENVADTEHKDWETLAAIWKSLPRKMVLAGVNHPNALEEEVLQLLAKDPDTVLFTETTSNLHHPEFFESIDSIIAPIEKSKNATELFNALQPDLLVTFGGLIVSKKIKAFLRKYKPKQHWHIDVKKANNTFYCLTKHIKADPNRFFREVATESFGESHYKRFWETKKDIYEKKREDYLHEIPFSDFTAFHQIIKKIPKGYQVHLANSSTVRYAQLFALDKSLKVYCNRGTSGIDGSTSTALGSSIYSDSPTVLLTGDLSFFYDSNALWNSYTRPDFRIVLINNSGGGIFRILPGMEETEEFETFFETSHNLSAEHLAKMYGYDYLKANNEAELKDSLHVFYGKSERPKILEVATPRVLNNKILLGYFDFIS; this is encoded by the coding sequence ATGACGTATTCAGATATTCCGGCAGCGCAGACCTTGATACTGTACTTTAAAGCAAGGGGCGTAAAGAACATAGTTATCTCACCGGGGTCCAGAAATGCCCCGTTGACCATCAGTTTTACAAAAAATCCGTTTTTTAAGTGTTTTAGTATTGTGGACGAACGCTGTGCCGCGTTCTTTGCCATGGGCATGGCCCAGCATTTGCGGGAACCGGTGGCTGTAATTTGCTCTTCGGGAAGTGCATTGCTCAATTTTTATCCCGCAGTTGCAGAGGCTTATTATAGCGACATTCCCTTAATCGTGATTTCTGCGGACAGACCAAGCTACCGTATCGATATCGGGGACGGACAGACCATTCGGCAAGAAAATGTGATGGAAAAGCACATCGGTTATTCGGCCAATTTGAAGCAGGATGTTTCTCATGCCACAGAAACCATTTCAAAGTATGGCCCGCACTTATTGGATGATAATCAGGAACAGGTTAAGGACTATAACGAAAGGGAGATTGCCAAAGCACTTTCGGTTGCTTTTGATGAAAAATATCCAGTGCACATCAATATTCCTTTTGAGGAACCCTTGTACGGTAGGGTAGAGGAACCTTCGGTGCAGCTTCAAAATTACCAGCTTTCTGAAAATGTGGCCGATACGGAACATAAAGATTGGGAGACCCTGGCCGCTATTTGGAAGAGTCTTCCACGAAAAATGGTCCTGGCAGGGGTTAACCATCCCAACGCCTTGGAAGAGGAAGTGTTGCAGCTTTTGGCCAAGGACCCGGATACCGTTTTGTTTACCGAAACCACTTCCAATTTGCATCATCCGGAATTCTTCGAAAGTATAGATAGCATTATCGCGCCTATCGAAAAATCCAAAAATGCAACAGAGCTTTTCAATGCTTTGCAACCCGACCTATTGGTCACCTTTGGTGGATTGATCGTATCCAAAAAAATAAAGGCCTTTCTACGAAAATACAAGCCCAAACAACACTGGCATATAGATGTAAAAAAGGCGAACAATACCTTCTATTGCCTGACCAAACACATCAAAGCAGACCCCAACCGTTTTTTTAGGGAGGTTGCGACAGAAAGTTTCGGAGAAAGCCATTACAAACGGTTTTGGGAAACCAAAAAGGACATTTACGAAAAGAAGCGCGAAGACTATCTCCATGAGATTCCGTTCTCGGATTTTACCGCTTTTCATCAAATCATCAAAAAAATACCCAAAGGGTATCAGGTGCATTTGGCCAATAGTTCCACGGTACGCTACGCCCAACTCTTTGCGTTGGATAAATCTTTAAAAGTATACTGCAATCGCGGTACAAGCGGTATTGATGGAAGCACATCCACGGCCCTGGGCAGTTCCATTTATAGCGATTCCCCAACAGTGCTGCTTACAGGCGATTTGAGCTTTTTTTACGATAGCAATGCCCTTTGGAACAGTTATACCCGTCCTGATTTTAGGATTGTACTCATCAATAATTCCGGAGGAGGTATTTTTAGGATCTTACCCGGAATGGAGGAGACCGAGGAGTTTGAGACCTTTTTTGAGACCAGCCACAATTTATCAGCGGAACATTTGGCGAAGATGTACGGTTACGATTATTTGAAAGCGAACAATGAAGCTGAACTGAAAGATTCGCTCCATGTTTTTTACGGGAAATCGGAACGGCCAAAAATCTTGGAAGTCGCAACACCACGGGTTTTGAACAATAAAATTTTGCTTGGGTACTTCGATTTTATATCTTAG
- a CDS encoding DUF2853 family protein, which produces MSKRDELIEKYAADIKNKFGQNPDMDLLTKVAVGLGPAIYNLDASKVSGSDEKELETVKNNFLIKKLGLADTPVLMESINSVIDTYGRSEKNKHRAVIYYILAKHFGKESVYN; this is translated from the coding sequence ATGAGTAAAAGAGACGAATTGATCGAAAAGTACGCTGCGGACATCAAAAACAAATTTGGACAAAATCCCGATATGGATTTGTTGACCAAAGTAGCGGTTGGATTGGGCCCTGCCATTTACAATTTGGATGCATCCAAAGTATCCGGCTCCGACGAAAAGGAGCTAGAAACTGTAAAGAACAATTTCTTGATCAAAAAATTGGGGCTGGCTGATACCCCAGTACTAATGGAGTCCATCAACAGCGTTATTGATACGTACGGACGATCGGAAAAAAACAAGCATCGTGCCGTTATCTACTATATTTTGGCCAAGCACTTTGGTAAGGAATCGGTATATAACTAG
- a CDS encoding S1-like domain-containing RNA-binding protein: MIELGNYNTLKVLRSTSIGLFLGDEEGTEILLPNKYVPEDFEIDQEMEVFCYLDNAERPISTTLKPKIVRNGFAYLQVVEVGAYGAFMDWGLEKHLLVPFREQSQRMEDGQKYIVHCYMDEESMRLTGSSRIDKFLSNDSVDYEQNDPVDLLVYRKTPLGWEVIVDNRHKGLIFDSDIFKPVSVGDRLNGFVKNVRDDKKLDISLQPIGAKMLEPTAKMILDKLVQSGGFLPLHDKSSPETIQKTLHLSKKAFKKGVGILYRQRKISIQEDGIRLL, translated from the coding sequence ATGATAGAACTGGGAAACTACAATACCCTTAAGGTGCTCAGGAGCACTAGCATTGGGCTTTTTTTGGGAGATGAGGAAGGAACGGAAATTTTGTTGCCCAATAAATACGTGCCCGAGGATTTTGAAATAGACCAAGAAATGGAAGTGTTCTGTTATTTGGATAATGCGGAACGCCCCATCTCCACAACATTGAAGCCTAAAATTGTCCGTAATGGGTTTGCCTACTTGCAAGTGGTCGAAGTGGGAGCCTACGGCGCCTTTATGGATTGGGGATTGGAAAAGCATTTGTTGGTGCCATTTAGGGAGCAATCGCAACGCATGGAGGATGGACAAAAATACATTGTCCATTGCTACATGGACGAGGAAAGTATGCGTCTTACGGGCTCGAGCAGGATAGATAAGTTTTTGTCCAACGACAGTGTGGATTACGAACAAAATGATCCAGTGGACCTTTTGGTGTATCGAAAAACTCCGCTGGGGTGGGAGGTCATCGTGGATAATCGTCATAAAGGACTCATTTTTGACAGTGATATCTTCAAACCGGTTTCTGTGGGCGATCGTCTGAATGGTTTTGTAAAAAATGTTCGGGATGACAAAAAACTGGATATTTCACTACAGCCCATTGGAGCCAAAATGTTGGAACCCACGGCCAAAATGATTTTGGACAAACTTGTGCAAAGTGGAGGCTTTTTGCCCTTGCACGATAAATCGTCGCCCGAAACAATCCAAAAGACCCTTCATTTGAGCAAAAAAGCCTTTAAAAAAGGGGTGGGTATTCTGTACCGTCAACGTAAAATCAGTATACAGGAAGACGGTATCCGCTTACTTTAG
- a CDS encoding SPOR domain-containing protein, with translation MPFIEESDLLDLHKDIDKAQIINERLLDQIKFKNKDLRKIKLQRNILLGFVGLFVIGTLAITSFTAGLSSKQQFENQSNVLFSLDSLDVIRARIDNLKKQNQELSLVKEFYLAKEFLNKEKIYSVQVKSFVDNNVTLASEALTNTLFVKTNPFYAYSLGNYETLEEAQKFRKFLVQIGFEDAFVASYIDGQRVKIEDPY, from the coding sequence ATGCCTTTTATTGAAGAAAGCGATTTGTTGGACCTTCATAAGGATATAGATAAGGCCCAGATTATAAACGAAAGACTTCTTGATCAGATCAAGTTCAAGAATAAGGATTTGCGCAAAATCAAATTACAGCGAAATATCCTTTTGGGATTTGTTGGCCTGTTCGTTATCGGTACACTTGCCATAACCTCATTCACTGCTGGATTGAGCAGCAAACAACAATTTGAGAATCAGAGCAATGTCCTGTTCTCGTTGGACAGCTTGGATGTGATCAGGGCCCGTATTGACAATCTGAAGAAACAAAACCAAGAATTGAGCTTGGTAAAGGAATTTTACTTGGCCAAGGAATTTTTGAACAAGGAAAAAATCTACTCCGTACAAGTGAAGTCTTTTGTGGACAATAATGTGACCTTGGCCTCGGAAGCTCTGACCAATACACTTTTTGTAAAGACCAATCCGTTTTATGCCTACTCCTTGGGCAACTACGAAACGTTAGAGGAGGCCCAAAAGTTTAGAAAATTTTTGGTTCAAATTGGTTTTGAAGATGCGTTTGTAGCCTCTTATATTGATGGCCAACGTGTCAAAATTGAAGATCCGTACTAA
- a CDS encoding 1,4-dihydroxy-2-naphthoate polyprenyltransferase produces the protein MGNTKAWIQAARLRTLPLSLSGIIVGTALAAYKGYFDGTIFVLALLTTIGFQVISNFANDYGDGVKGTDNEDRIGPARALQSGTITRASLKNGIIVSTILTLLIALALIYLAFGLENLPYIVLFFVLGLLSIWAAINYTIGSKAYGYRGMGDLFVFLFFGLLGVLGSMFLFTKSLDAVAILPAIAIGLLCVAVLNLNNLRDMVSDKKHGKITLVVKMGFDRGKIYHGFLIITALICFSVFIWLEGWSWKSSFFMLAFVPLLIHLLKVMQTQNPGHLDPELKKVALSTFLLAVLFLISVNIFL, from the coding sequence TTGGGAAACACAAAAGCTTGGATACAAGCGGCTAGACTTCGTACACTCCCACTTTCTTTATCAGGGATTATTGTAGGCACTGCACTGGCTGCCTATAAAGGATATTTTGATGGGACCATATTTGTTTTGGCACTGTTGACCACCATTGGTTTTCAGGTAATCTCCAACTTCGCCAATGATTATGGGGATGGTGTAAAGGGAACCGACAACGAGGACCGCATTGGTCCGGCACGCGCCCTGCAAAGCGGTACCATAACTCGGGCGTCGCTCAAAAATGGGATTATTGTTTCCACGATACTGACCCTGCTCATCGCTTTAGCGCTTATTTATTTGGCATTCGGTTTGGAAAACCTGCCCTACATCGTTTTATTTTTTGTGTTGGGGCTACTGAGTATCTGGGCCGCCATAAACTATACCATTGGCTCCAAAGCCTATGGCTATCGAGGTATGGGTGACCTTTTTGTCTTCCTGTTCTTTGGTCTGCTAGGTGTTTTGGGCAGTATGTTTCTGTTCACCAAATCGTTGGATGCGGTTGCCATTTTACCTGCCATCGCCATTGGGCTGCTCTGTGTTGCCGTTCTCAATTTGAACAACTTGCGGGATATGGTTTCCGATAAAAAGCATGGCAAGATTACGCTGGTGGTAAAAATGGGCTTTGATAGGGGTAAAATTTATCATGGTTTTTTGATTATTACGGCCCTGATATGCTTTTCCGTCTTTATTTGGTTGGAAGGTTGGAGTTGGAAATCCAGCTTTTTCATGCTGGCCTTTGTGCCATTGCTGATTCATCTGCTCAAAGTGATGCAGACCCAAAATCCAGGTCATTTAGATCCCGAACTGAAGAAAGTCGCTTTGAGCACCTTTTTGCTAGCGGTATTATTCTTAATTTCAGTTAATATTTTTTTGTGA
- a CDS encoding response regulator, translating to MEHPIKILIVEDNVIIADDMQSMLEEIGYEIVDNVIVYEQAVDVLKNNHVDLVLIDIILASDKTGIDLGKHIRETYNIPFIFVTSNSDRATVENAKTVKPDGYLVKPFEQQDLYTSIEIALSNFNYNKKGVEKVSDDDAADEITSNSILKDSIFVKKQHLYYRIQFSDIQFIKADNVYLEVNTADKKFLVRSPLKDYLEKLPKNKFYRAHKSYIVNVDHIDAINSKDIMINNNLIPISKDFKEFILSSMNS from the coding sequence TTGGAACATCCGATAAAAATTTTGATCGTAGAGGATAATGTCATCATTGCTGATGATATGCAATCCATGTTAGAGGAAATCGGTTATGAGATCGTGGACAATGTGATTGTATACGAACAAGCCGTAGATGTCCTTAAAAATAATCATGTAGACCTTGTTTTGATTGATATCATCTTGGCTTCGGACAAGACAGGAATCGATTTGGGCAAGCACATCCGTGAAACGTATAATATTCCATTCATCTTTGTAACCTCCAACTCCGACCGCGCCACGGTAGAGAATGCCAAAACCGTAAAGCCGGATGGGTATTTGGTAAAGCCTTTTGAACAACAGGACCTGTATACATCCATTGAGATAGCATTATCCAATTTCAACTACAACAAAAAAGGGGTTGAGAAAGTATCGGATGATGATGCAGCGGATGAAATCACCTCCAATTCCATTTTGAAGGATTCCATTTTCGTCAAAAAACAACATTTGTATTATCGTATACAGTTTAGTGATATCCAGTTCATTAAGGCAGACAACGTTTATTTGGAAGTCAATACGGCAGATAAAAAATTCTTGGTGCGTTCTCCGCTGAAGGACTATTTGGAAAAATTGCCCAAAAATAAATTTTACAGGGCACATAAATCCTACATCGTCAATGTGGACCACATTGATGCCATCAACTCCAAGGATATCATGATCAATAATAACTTGATACCGATTTCCAAAGACTTTAAGGAATTTATCCTGTCCTCCATGAACAGCTAA